The following are from one region of the Vitis riparia cultivar Riparia Gloire de Montpellier isolate 1030 chromosome 14, EGFV_Vit.rip_1.0, whole genome shotgun sequence genome:
- the LOC117931087 gene encoding cysteine-rich receptor-like protein kinase 29: MLFPLLYSLIFLYPHLSLSYENPRQYLCGDTDYYTSNSSFSDNLGWALQALRNTTASTGFSTTTTGNHRVQVTALALCRATIAPSDCQQCVDAASSGIRSVCPDQTAAQVWYTLCFLRYSSDNFVNITDDQIAFRLYDVRRAPDPDVYDAKVKMLMQNLSSTAGVSEKRYAVGRTAVPENQTLYGYVECTRDIDGDSCKRCLLTAIASIDSCCLGQWAGWIATPTCDLQFNMDPVHADWFNAPYINTNVIQTPAPSSFILVSPPATEPVVVAADKGGGGGGLVIKISVILAVGIVVLIVVGLCVVIQWRKRDKGVKGSSGIEAKDCEEILSEDVGMGSFIYDLGVLVSATDGFSLENQIGTGGFGSVYKGILANGEEIAVKKLAPGSTHGSKGFSNEVRLLLKLQHRNLIQLFGCCVEGEHRMLVYEYLHNKSLDYFLFDKSKSSLLDWPKRYNIILGVARGLFYLHEDSQYRIIHGDIKASNILLDKEMNPKISDFGLAKLVEDEQSHHQTRCIAGTFGYMAPEYALRGVMSAKMDVFSFGVLTLEIISGRKNYDLRFDEQNPDLLKLARRLEKEGRLTELVDETISSFPRDVALKCITIGLLCCQESTQDRPTMSYVVEVLSDDSVTIPIPVWHGYQEALESNNSIYYSACSMSESFSMNSKIISNLTDYKLH, translated from the exons ATGTTGTTTCCACTCTTGTATTCCCTCATCTTCCTATATCCCCACCTTTCATTATCATATGAAAACCCTAGACAATATCTCTGCGGTGATACCGACTACTACACCTCTAACTCAAGCTTCTCTGACAATCTTGGCTGGGCACTCCAAGCTCTTCGCAATACAACTGCTTCGACTGGTTTCTCCACCACTACCACAGGCAACCACAGGGTGCAAGTCACAGCCCTTGCCCTCTGTCGTGCTACCATAGCCCCATCAGACTGCCAACAATGTGTGGATGCAGCCTCATCAGGTATTCGCAGTGTTTGTCCCGACCAAACAGCGGCTCAAGTCTGGTATACCCTCTGCTTCCTCCGTTATTCAAGTGATAACTTTGTAAACATAACCGACGACCAAATTGCCTTTAGGTTGTATGATGTCCGCAGAGCACCTGATCCTGATGTCTATGATGCAAAGGTTAAGATGTTAATGCAGAATCTGTCGTCCACTGCTGGTGTATCAGAGAAGAGATATGCAGTTGGGAGGACAGCAGTACCAGAAAACCAGACCCTCTATGGCTATGTTGAGTGCACCCGTGACATTGATGGTGATAGTTGTAAGAGATGCCTATTGACGGCAATAGCTTCTATAGACTCTTGCTGTTTAGGGCAGTGGGCAGGTTGGATTGCCACACCAACATGCGATCTACAGTTCAATATGGACCCTGTGCATGCTGACTGGTTCAATGCCCCTTATATTAATACCAATGTCATTCAGACACCAGCACCGAGTTCATTTATTCTCGTTTCACCACCTGCTACAGAACCAGTGGTGGTTGCTGCAGATAAGGGTGGTGGAGGTGGCGGTTTAGTTATCAAAATTTCCGTTATTTTGGCAGTTGGAATAGTTGTTTTGATAGTAGTGGGGCTGTGTGTTGTTATTCAGTGGAGGAAAAGAGACAAAGGGGTGAAGGGAAGCTCTGGAATTGAGGCAAAAGACTGTGAGGAGATCTTGAGCGAGGATGTTGGGATGGGATCATTCATATATGATTTGGGCGTTTTGGTTTCTGCCACTGATGGTTTTTCTTTGGAAAATCAGATTGGTACTGGTGGATTTGGCTCTGTTTATAAG GGTATACTGGCGAATGGTGAAGAAATAGCAGTGAAGAAGCTGGCACCTGGTTCTACACATGGGAGCAAAGGGTTTTCAAATGAAGTCAGACTGTTATTGAAGCTACAACACAGAAATCTGATTCAACTGTTTGGATGTTGTGTAGAAGGAGAGCATAGGATGTTGGTCTATGAGTACCTGCATAACAAGAGTCTGGACTACTTTCTCTTTG ACAAGAGCAAGAGTTCATTGCTAGACTGGCCAAAGCGTTACAACATCATTCTGGGTGTGGCCAGGGGACTCTTCTATCTTCATGAAGACTCACAATATAGAATCATACATGGAGACATCAAAGCAAGCAATATCCTACTCGACAAAGAGATGAACCCGAAAATATCAGATTTTGGTTTGGCCAAGCTAGTCGAAGATGAACAAAGCCACCACCAAACTCGTTGTATTGCAGGAACATT TGGCTATATGGCTCCTGAATATGCACTCAGAGGCGTCATGTCTGCCAAGATGGACGTTTTCAGCTTTGGGGTGTTGACATTGGAGATCATAAGTGGAAGAAAGAACTACGATTTGCGATTTGACGAGCAAAATCCAGACCTCCTGAAACTT GCAAGGAGACTAGAAAAAGAAGGGAGGCTTACAGAGTTAGTAGACGAGACTATTAGTTCTTTCCCTCGAGATGTTGCCTTAAAATGTATTACAATTGGGTTATTGTGCTGTCAAGAGTCCACACAAGATCGGCCAACGATGAGTTATGTGGTGGAGGTACTCTCAGATGATTCTGTAACAATTCCAATCCCAGTATGGCATGGCTACCAGGAGGCTCTTGAATCAAACAACAGCATCTACTACTCTGCATGCTCTATGAGCGAGTCCTTTTCTATGAATTCCAAAATAATTAGTAATTTAACAGACTATAAGCTACAttaa
- the LOC117929880 gene encoding uncharacterized protein LOC117929880, producing MAIELCSDSCSMCMSPRISFSHDLCQADVVPVEHHPSQSNSPTNDFDFCVYESFYQDTSSADELFYDGKILPIQIKKKIATPKSTVQQPKPPLPPPPLAPPPLPTHNNRKKESSREIKRTINEVYEKQNSKSFWRFKRSTSLNCGSGYARSLCPLPLLSRSNSTGSVSNAKRSALSSKDGNNIKNWHKHPSVAPIKSPHSSSSTSYQKPPLKKTYGSHSNGVRINPVLNVPTPSLFGLGSIFSNGKDKINKKK from the coding sequence ATGGCAATAGAGCTTTGCTCCGACAGTTGTAGCATGTGCATGAGCCCTAGGATCTCGTTTTCCCATGATCTATGCCAGGCTGATGTTGTTCCTGTAGAACACCACCCTTCCCAATCCAATTCTCCCACAAATGACTTCGATTTCTGCGTTTATGAGAGCTTCTACCAAGACACTTCATCCGCCGATGAGCTTTTCTACGACGGGAAGATCCTTCCCATTCAAATTAAGAAGAAGATCGCCACCCCGAAAAGTACTGTTCAGCAACCCAAACCACCGTTGCCGCCGCCACCACTGGCACCGCCGCCGCTGCCAACGCACAATAATCGGAAGAAAGAGAGCTCTAGAGAAATTAAGAGAACAATCAATGAAGTGTATGAGAAGCAGAACTCCAAGTCCTTCTGGCGGTTCAAGCGCAGCACCAGTTTGAATTGCGGCAGCGGATATGCCCGAAGCCTCTGTCCTTTGCCACTTTTATCACGAAGCAATTCCACAGGTTCCGTGTCTAATGCTAAGAGATCAGCCTTGTCATCAAAAGATGGAAATAATATCAAGAATTGGCACAAACATCCCTCTGTTGCACCCATAAAGTCGCCTCATTCTTCGTCCTCAACCAGTTATCAGAAGCCTCCATTGAAGAAGACTTATGGGTCTCACAGCAATGGTGTTCGAATCAATCCAGTTTTGAATGTCCCCACTCCAAGTCTCTTTGGTTTAGGCTCAATTTTCTCTAATGGCAAGGATAAGATCAATAAGAAGAAGTGA